Proteins encoded by one window of Desulfomonilia bacterium:
- a CDS encoding DedA family protein: MELIMQFVDIFLHLDIYLADVIRDYHAWTYLILFIVIFCETGLVVTPILPGDSLLFTGGALSALPGSPLSHINLFILLTFAAVCGDNTNYWIGRWIGPKAFHFKKSRFFNPAYLQRAHAFYEKHGGKTIILARFMPIIRTFAPFVAGIGTMKYSKFLLFSITGGISWMFTFIFAGYYFGNIPIVKKNFTLVVMAIIIITVMPAIIGGFKSWRAEKNKD, translated from the coding sequence ATGGAACTGATAATGCAGTTTGTCGATATATTTCTTCATCTTGATATATATCTCGCCGATGTAATACGAGATTATCATGCCTGGACATACCTGATTCTTTTTATCGTGATCTTCTGTGAAACCGGACTTGTCGTGACGCCTATTCTTCCGGGAGACTCATTACTGTTTACGGGCGGTGCACTGTCAGCCCTTCCGGGCAGTCCGTTATCACATATCAATCTGTTCATTCTCCTTACTTTTGCAGCCGTTTGTGGAGATAACACCAATTACTGGATCGGAAGATGGATAGGACCAAAGGCTTTTCATTTTAAAAAATCCCGTTTCTTCAACCCGGCTTATCTGCAAAGGGCACATGCGTTCTACGAGAAGCATGGGGGCAAGACTATAATACTCGCCAGATTCATGCCTATCATCCGTACCTTTGCACCGTTTGTGGCAGGAATCGGTACCATGAAATATTCGAAATTCTTGCTTTTCAGCATCACAGGCGGCATATCATGGATGTTCACTTTTATCTTTGCCGGTTATTATTTCGGGAACATTCCCATTGTAAAAAAGAACTTTACCCTGGTTGTAATGGCAATAATAATAATAACAGTTATGCCTGCTATAATCGGAGGATTTAAAAGCTGGCGAGCAGAGAAAAATAAGGATTAA
- the rlmD gene encoding 23S rRNA (uracil(1939)-C(5))-methyltransferase RlmD: MTGDILKLDVEGLIFGGKGFARTDNGQAVFISQVVPGETIYAKIVREHASYLEGIPVHIIKTSPDRVEPLCEHFSSCGGCDWQHIKYSEQVKWKEIIMKNHLRKALSEQDTEYYTPAISCKEYEYRSHIQLQCNSKSIGFYRKNTNEIIDIKDCPIAEKKIRDILPFLIKCIYNLILRSRIRAIELFALGNTVQIIIHSGQEVSKKALIEISGACKDLSISGAVIVNMASGSMKVIGDGCFVYGVETKMRRFSITGGLGGFVQANLCVNQMMVEHVVDLVKGSENVLDLFCGCGNFTVPVASVSRKVTGIDHDRRLTDFVSENAINNCLDNVQVITSDLGKSLDLKKLKKTRYDTVIMDPPRTGAAGSINFISRINPEKIVYVSCNTSTLARDMNLLEKSGYCLKSLRMFDMFPQTYHIETVACLEQQEK, encoded by the coding sequence ATGACTGGCGATATATTGAAACTTGATGTTGAAGGTCTAATTTTCGGGGGGAAAGGCTTTGCCAGAACAGATAACGGCCAGGCCGTTTTTATTTCTCAAGTCGTACCCGGGGAAACCATCTATGCAAAGATTGTAAGGGAACATGCATCATATCTTGAAGGCATACCTGTTCACATAATCAAAACCTCTCCCGACAGGGTTGAACCTTTGTGTGAGCATTTTTCATCATGTGGCGGATGCGACTGGCAGCATATAAAATATTCAGAACAGGTCAAGTGGAAAGAGATTATAATGAAAAATCATCTCAGGAAGGCTCTTTCAGAACAGGATACTGAATATTATACTCCTGCAATCTCCTGTAAAGAATATGAATATCGAAGCCACATACAGCTTCAATGCAATTCAAAATCAATCGGATTTTATAGAAAGAATACAAATGAGATTATCGATATCAAAGATTGTCCGATTGCGGAAAAGAAAATAAGAGATATATTGCCTTTTCTAATAAAATGTATATATAATTTAATATTAAGAAGTAGAATAAGAGCAATTGAATTGTTTGCCCTTGGGAATACGGTACAGATTATTATTCATTCCGGGCAAGAGGTAAGTAAGAAAGCATTAATAGAGATTTCAGGAGCATGTAAAGATTTAAGCATATCTGGAGCAGTAATTGTTAATATGGCATCGGGTAGCATGAAAGTCATCGGAGATGGGTGCTTTGTATATGGTGTGGAAACAAAAATGAGGAGATTCAGCATAACGGGGGGACTCGGTGGATTTGTCCAGGCAAATCTTTGTGTAAATCAAATGATGGTTGAGCATGTAGTCGATTTGGTAAAAGGTTCTGAGAACGTCCTTGATCTCTTTTGCGGCTGTGGAAATTTCACTGTCCCTGTGGCTTCAGTCAGCAGAAAAGTCACCGGAATAGACCATGACAGAAGACTTACAGATTTTGTTTCAGAAAATGCAATCAATAACTGCCTGGATAATGTTCAAGTAATAACCTCTGATTTGGGAAAAAGCCTCGACCTGAAGAAACTGAAAAAAACAAGGTATGATACGGTAATAATGGATCCGCCAAGGACTGGCGCTGCGGGATCAATCAACTTCATCAGCAGAATAAATCCGGAAAAAATTGTTTATGTGTCATGCAACACTTCAACGCTTGCAAGGGATATGAACCTTTTAGAGAAATCAGGATATTGCCTGAAATCGCTCAGAATGTTCGATATGTTCCCGCAGACATATCACATAGAAACAGTTGCTTGTTTGGAACAACAAGAGAAATAA
- a CDS encoding NAD(+)/NADH kinase translates to MKIGIICKEDNTQALLQAAKVAEWLEIKKIHCLYEDHMAACMDKPKTDNVWTGADVMVAIGGDGTILRTIRMSLPREIPILGIHMGYLGFLTEVTEERAFEAIEAVLNNKCVRDERIMLEARLIRGTDEIIRQNVINDVVLNKGALARIFDLEVWADSTFITCFRADGLIVSTPTGSTAYNLAANGPIIHPKVDSIILTPICPHVLSNRSIVLPVDQEVTLVVNPKKESGSVYLTLDGQKGMPLMMGDHVIVKRAKEKAIFLRLPDRDFFQILRTKLKWQER, encoded by the coding sequence ATGAAGATAGGTATCATATGCAAAGAAGATAATACTCAAGCACTCTTGCAGGCCGCGAAGGTTGCCGAGTGGCTGGAAATCAAAAAAATCCACTGCCTTTATGAAGACCATATGGCCGCATGCATGGATAAGCCCAAAACTGATAACGTGTGGACGGGCGCTGATGTAATGGTGGCAATCGGAGGAGACGGCACAATCTTAAGGACGATAAGGATGTCACTTCCAAGGGAAATCCCTATCCTCGGCATACACATGGGATATCTGGGCTTCCTTACAGAAGTAACCGAAGAAAGGGCTTTTGAGGCAATCGAAGCAGTCCTCAACAATAAATGCGTCAGGGATGAAAGGATAATGCTTGAAGCCCGCCTGATAAGGGGGACCGATGAGATCATCAGGCAGAATGTCATCAATGATGTCGTATTGAACAAGGGTGCCCTTGCAAGGATTTTCGACCTCGAGGTCTGGGCAGATTCAACATTTATAACATGCTTCAGGGCTGACGGCCTTATAGTATCGACGCCTACCGGTTCGACTGCCTACAATCTGGCTGCAAACGGCCCCATAATTCATCCCAAGGTGGATTCCATCATACTGACGCCAATCTGCCCTCATGTCCTTTCTAACAGAAGCATAGTCTTACCTGTTGACCAGGAGGTCACTCTAGTCGTCAATCCCAAGAAGGAATCCGGAAGCGTTTACCTCACGCTTGACGGCCAGAAGGGCATGCCTCTGATGATGGGCGATCACGTAATAGTCAAACGTGCGAAAGAAAAGGCAATATTCTTAAGACTTCCTGACAGGGACTTCTTCCAGATCCTGAGAACCAAACTTAAATGGCAGGAAAGATGA
- a CDS encoding AAA family ATPase produces the protein MIELLKISSLAVFDEAEIEFGEGLNCITGETGAGKSLIIKALTILMGARTSADLVRTGKDRAVIEALIHNNCGDETVLKREILSTGRSRCYINGELSTLEKLGQVSSGLIHIYGQHEYQDLLSPREQMRILEDIFSLSRQCVFEAYEQLAALNDRLVETQRLIENAAAERADLEHTVLEIESAQIHDNLETELKSALEVALSAQELQEASLRINGMLYSDSRSITDMLSDVKAILTKMLEHDKRVAPSLESISAISTEIEDIAREMLSFSQGYEFDEAGINKLEERLHILTDLKRKYHADEAGLVAIKEKAKESLVLIEDSSQTLEEMRLSLKTGLETYKKNIGEFLLKRLSAAEAFSKGINKDLEDLGMPGTVFKVSQTTAQELDEIFLQNDIRSLAPGQLLEGEFMVSTNVGLDMIPLARAASGGELSRIMLAIKARQKKGTEGSMVFDEIDAGIGGQAAIMIADKLKSLSEKSQAIIVTHLHQVASSADSHLVVEKNIKNGETFSSVKTVKGDERVAELARMMGGEAPGEALIRHARKLVKNSR, from the coding sequence ATGATTGAACTCCTCAAGATTTCATCCCTTGCAGTATTTGATGAAGCGGAAATCGAATTTGGAGAAGGCCTTAATTGTATCACAGGCGAGACGGGTGCAGGAAAATCATTGATAATAAAAGCGCTTACAATCCTGATGGGAGCCAGAACATCCGCCGATCTGGTAAGGACGGGTAAGGACAGGGCCGTAATTGAAGCGCTCATTCATAACAACTGCGGCGATGAGACGGTTCTGAAGAGGGAAATCTTATCAACAGGCAGAAGCCGCTGCTATATTAACGGTGAGCTGTCCACCCTTGAAAAACTCGGCCAGGTTTCATCAGGGCTTATTCACATCTACGGCCAGCATGAATATCAGGACCTGCTTTCGCCAAGGGAACAGATGCGCATACTGGAGGATATTTTCTCCCTTTCGAGGCAGTGCGTATTCGAGGCGTATGAACAGCTTGCAGCCTTGAATGACAGACTTGTCGAGACGCAAAGACTTATAGAAAACGCGGCAGCCGAAAGGGCCGATCTTGAGCATACTGTCCTGGAAATAGAATCCGCGCAAATTCATGATAATCTTGAAACCGAACTGAAATCCGCCCTTGAGGTAGCGCTGTCGGCACAGGAACTTCAGGAAGCTTCTCTCAGGATAAACGGAATGCTCTACTCGGACAGCCGCTCGATCACTGATATGCTTTCTGATGTAAAGGCGATACTGACAAAAATGCTGGAGCACGATAAACGAGTTGCCCCTTCACTGGAGAGTATTTCAGCCATTTCAACCGAGATCGAGGATATAGCCCGGGAGATGCTCAGCTTTTCTCAAGGATATGAATTCGATGAGGCCGGAATCAATAAGCTTGAGGAAAGGCTCCACATTCTGACCGATTTAAAAAGAAAATACCACGCAGATGAGGCCGGCCTTGTCGCCATTAAAGAAAAGGCAAAGGAATCCCTAGTGCTGATAGAAGACTCCTCACAAACTCTGGAAGAGATGAGGCTCTCACTGAAAACAGGTCTTGAAACCTACAAAAAAAATATCGGGGAATTTCTCTTAAAAAGACTTTCTGCAGCGGAAGCCTTTTCGAAGGGAATAAATAAGGACCTTGAGGATCTGGGTATGCCAGGGACGGTTTTCAAGGTCAGCCAGACAACGGCTCAGGAACTTGATGAAATATTTCTTCAGAATGACATACGCTCTCTTGCGCCGGGTCAGCTTCTTGAAGGGGAATTCATGGTTTCCACCAATGTCGGCCTTGATATGATCCCTCTTGCACGGGCTGCTTCAGGAGGAGAACTGAGCAGGATCATGCTTGCAATAAAGGCAAGGCAGAAGAAGGGTACAGAAGGTTCAATGGTATTCGATGAGATAGATGCCGGAATCGGCGGTCAGGCCGCAATAATGATTGCGGATAAACTTAAAAGCCTCTCTGAAAAGTCGCAGGCGATAATAGTGACGCACCTTCATCAGGTCGCCTCTTCGGCGGATTCGCATCTCGTAGTGGAAAAGAACATAAAAAACGGTGAAACATTCTCATCGGTGAAAACAGTTAAAGGTGATGAAAGGGTAGCCGAACTTGCTCGAATGATGGGCGGCGAGGCCCCGGGCGAAGCCCTCATAAGACATGCAAGGAAACTCGTCAAGAATTCCAGATAA
- a CDS encoding N-acetyltransferase, with the protein MIIRKAVVSDVPEIRKLIEPFVKDRLILPKSLHSLYSSLRDFWILTDDAGMLIGCSAVQVSWDEVGEIRTLAVRKDMQGRGYGLELVKRCLNEARDLGLKKIFTLTYKEGFFKKAGFKNIDKSRLPNKIWADCIHCPHFPDCDETAMMYTIR; encoded by the coding sequence ATGATTATTAGAAAAGCCGTTGTATCTGATGTACCCGAAATCAGAAAGCTGATAGAACCGTTTGTAAAGGACAGGCTTATACTGCCCAAATCCCTTCATTCGCTTTATTCTTCGCTGAGGGATTTCTGGATATTGACCGACGATGCAGGCATGTTAATAGGATGCTCGGCTGTTCAGGTTTCCTGGGATGAGGTTGGAGAAATCAGGACACTTGCAGTGAGGAAGGACATGCAGGGCAGGGGGTATGGGCTGGAACTTGTCAAAAGATGCTTAAACGAGGCAAGGGATCTCGGTCTCAAAAAGATATTCACATTGACGTACAAGGAAGGTTTCTTCAAGAAGGCCGGATTCAAGAACATAGATAAGTCCAGGCTTCCGAACAAGATTTGGGCCGACTGCATACACTGCCCGCATTTTCCCGACTGCGACGAAACGGCCATGATGTATACAATCAGATGA
- a CDS encoding TldD/PmbA family protein, translating into MNELTAVLDDKIEKALLLLKKKGIRDYEIFASSGDIIRAEAEDGAMKNLERAAEAGVSIRILTDGSMGFACGRDADEKLVDSAIISARYQFSDEHNTIPSAEAKYMNTDIFDNDIAGLTAEECLERAKIIESSALKYDERVKQARKATFARTLSYVRIVNSAGIDVKGEATYCSASVMVMAGSGEEMQSGYDFSISHNLKDIELEKTGLTASKNAVSMLGARHIVTCRMPVLFDNTTTADILETISGSFVGENIIKGKSLLKDRLGELYFSPCITLLDDPLEKNSINSFAFDGEGVASRKNILIEEGRVASFVYDSYWGKVAGRSSTGNSIRGSYRSSPVLGVRYLKLEPGGAMLGQLAGLKQVLKVTDIMGMHTVDPISGEFSVGVNGMLIEKGEDSYPVREAAIAGNLYSMLGHVVHVGDDIRSFGSVKTPSILIEDMDISSQ; encoded by the coding sequence GTGAATGAATTGACTGCCGTACTTGATGATAAAATCGAAAAGGCTCTCTTGCTCCTGAAAAAGAAGGGGATAAGGGATTACGAAATTTTTGCATCTTCAGGAGACATTATCAGGGCGGAAGCCGAAGACGGTGCAATGAAAAACCTCGAAAGGGCGGCGGAAGCAGGGGTGTCAATAAGGATACTGACTGATGGTTCCATGGGTTTTGCATGCGGAAGGGACGCCGACGAGAAGCTTGTGGATTCGGCAATAATATCAGCAAGATACCAGTTTTCAGACGAACACAATACGATCCCTTCCGCTGAAGCGAAGTACATGAACACAGATATATTCGATAATGATATTGCGGGACTGACAGCAGAGGAGTGCCTCGAAAGGGCAAAGATAATCGAGAGTTCTGCGCTTAAATATGATGAAAGGGTAAAACAGGCAAGAAAGGCGACATTTGCAAGAACATTGTCATATGTCAGAATTGTCAATTCCGCAGGTATTGATGTCAAGGGTGAGGCCACATACTGTTCCGCATCGGTTATGGTCATGGCCGGCAGCGGTGAGGAGATGCAGTCCGGATATGACTTTTCAATCAGTCATAATCTAAAGGATATAGAACTCGAAAAAACAGGCCTTACCGCCTCGAAAAATGCCGTATCAATGCTCGGGGCAAGGCATATCGTGACATGCAGGATGCCTGTTCTCTTCGACAACACTACTACAGCCGATATCCTCGAGACGATTTCAGGCTCTTTTGTCGGGGAAAATATTATCAAGGGAAAGTCTCTCTTGAAGGACAGGCTGGGAGAGTTGTATTTTTCACCCTGCATAACATTACTGGATGATCCTCTCGAGAAGAACTCGATCAACAGCTTTGCCTTTGACGGAGAGGGTGTCGCTTCAAGAAAGAACATACTGATTGAAGAGGGAAGGGTGGCTTCATTCGTATATGACAGCTACTGGGGAAAAGTAGCCGGCAGGTCTTCTACCGGCAATTCGATAAGGGGTTCATACAGATCTTCTCCGGTACTGGGCGTCAGATATCTCAAGCTTGAACCGGGCGGCGCCATGTTAGGCCAACTTGCCGGTCTCAAGCAGGTATTGAAGGTTACCGATATAATGGGAATGCATACCGTCGATCCGATTTCCGGCGAGTTTTCAGTAGGCGTTAATGGAATGCTCATTGAAAAGGGCGAAGACTCTTATCCTGTAAGGGAAGCGGCGATTGCCGGAAATCTCTATTCCATGCTCGGCCATGTTGTACATGTAGGTGATGACATTAGGAGCTTCGGCAGTGTTAAGACTCCGTCTATACTTATTGAAGATATGGACATAAGTTCACAATAA
- the secA gene encoding preprotein translocase subunit SecA, giving the protein MINWLLKIFGSSNEREIKRIRPLLEQINSLEKKYSDMDDAGLKGMTPMLKEKLAMGATLDNILPDAFAVVREVSKRTLKMRPFDVQILGGIVLHQGKIAEMKTGEGKTLVATMPVYLNALAGKGAHVVTVNDYLAKRDSDWMGAIYKFLGMSVGVIVHGLDDIQRREAYFSDITYGTNNEFGFDFLRDNMKFTLEDYVQRDFFYAIVDEVDSILIDEARTPLIISGPSEESTSMYYDANSAIVSLLRRDNRDSLINLDEKARTVTLTDEGVEYIQKIMNKENLYDPSEFQTVHHLNQALRAHTLFKSDVDYVVKEGEVIIVDEFTGRLMPGRRYSEGLHQALEAKEGVNVASENQTLASITFQNYFRMYQKLAGMTGTAETEALEFKNIYNLDVNVIPTNMKMIRIDHNDLIYKTEKEKYNAVVRQIEECHKKGQPVLVGTISIEHSEHVSKFLKRKNLPHNVLNAKHHEKEAEIIAQAGRKGAITIATNMAGRGTDIQLGGNPVYMARQKALQADDANYEEILGKLREACAKEHDEVVKAGGLFILGTERHESRRIDNQLRGRSGRQGDPGESKFYLSLEDDLLRIFGSERISSIMDRLGVKEDEPIVHPLINRSIESAQKKVEGRNFEIRKHLLEYDDVMNKQREVVYTERRKILSEENLRPSVEAMIEETARAIVEEYISKKVNINDSDIDGLKIRLKNTFGLELAFDPSRSTNREDLLDNVVRELNALYDEREKIFTPEIMRMVERQVMLITLDTLWKDHLLTMDHLKEGIGLRGYAQKNPLREYQREGFDAFTDMLFRVKELTLERLFRMQLQRESDVERITQKERKQRMMMSRGPEVKPETVRRQGKKVGRNEPCPCGSGKKYKQCCGRNE; this is encoded by the coding sequence ATGATTAACTGGCTTTTAAAAATATTCGGAAGCAGCAACGAAAGGGAAATAAAGCGGATAAGACCTCTTCTCGAACAGATCAATTCCCTTGAAAAGAAATATTCTGACATGGACGATGCGGGCCTCAAGGGAATGACTCCGATGTTAAAAGAAAAGCTCGCGATGGGTGCAACCCTCGACAATATCCTTCCGGATGCCTTCGCAGTAGTGAGAGAGGTTTCAAAAAGAACCCTAAAGATGAGGCCTTTCGATGTGCAGATACTGGGCGGAATTGTCCTTCATCAGGGAAAAATCGCTGAAATGAAAACGGGCGAAGGCAAAACGCTTGTCGCAACAATGCCTGTATATCTGAATGCGCTGGCAGGAAAAGGAGCGCACGTGGTTACGGTCAATGACTATCTTGCGAAGCGCGATTCCGATTGGATGGGTGCGATATACAAATTTTTGGGAATGTCGGTTGGCGTTATCGTTCACGGGCTTGATGACATACAGCGCCGCGAAGCATATTTCTCGGACATTACTTACGGCACGAACAACGAGTTCGGTTTCGATTTTCTGAGAGACAACATGAAATTCACGCTCGAAGATTATGTGCAGCGCGATTTTTTCTATGCAATAGTCGATGAGGTGGATTCGATACTTATTGATGAAGCCAGGACGCCGCTCATTATATCCGGTCCGTCAGAAGAATCCACAAGCATGTATTATGATGCAAATTCCGCGATAGTATCACTGCTCAGGCGCGATAACCGTGACAGCCTTATCAACCTTGATGAAAAGGCCAGAACCGTTACGCTTACTGACGAAGGTGTAGAGTATATTCAGAAAATCATGAACAAGGAAAATCTGTATGATCCGTCAGAGTTCCAGACGGTTCACCACCTTAATCAGGCGCTCAGGGCGCATACCCTCTTTAAGAGCGACGTTGACTATGTCGTAAAGGAAGGAGAGGTCATAATAGTTGATGAATTCACCGGACGTCTCATGCCGGGAAGGCGCTATTCCGAAGGGCTCCATCAGGCCCTTGAGGCGAAGGAAGGCGTCAATGTCGCAAGCGAAAATCAGACGCTCGCCTCCATTACATTCCAGAACTACTTCAGGATGTACCAGAAGCTTGCAGGAATGACCGGTACGGCTGAAACCGAGGCATTGGAATTCAAGAATATCTATAATCTCGATGTGAATGTCATTCCAACGAACATGAAGATGATAAGAATCGACCATAACGACCTTATCTATAAAACCGAAAAGGAAAAGTATAATGCCGTTGTCAGGCAGATCGAGGAATGCCACAAGAAGGGTCAGCCGGTCCTTGTGGGAACGATATCCATCGAGCACTCCGAGCATGTCTCCAAATTTTTAAAGCGAAAGAACCTGCCTCATAATGTACTCAATGCCAAACACCACGAAAAAGAGGCTGAAATCATAGCACAGGCCGGCAGAAAAGGGGCCATCACCATAGCAACCAACATGGCAGGCCGCGGAACCGATATCCAGCTCGGAGGAAACCCGGTATACATGGCCAGACAAAAGGCCCTGCAGGCCGATGACGCCAATTATGAGGAGATACTTGGCAAGCTCAGGGAAGCTTGTGCAAAAGAGCATGATGAAGTAGTCAAAGCAGGCGGGCTTTTCATCCTCGGTACTGAAAGGCATGAGAGCAGGCGAATCGACAATCAGCTCAGGGGCCGTTCAGGCCGTCAGGGCGACCCTGGAGAGTCGAAATTTTACCTTTCTCTCGAAGATGATTTATTGAGGATATTCGGTTCGGAGCGCATTTCATCGATTATGGACAGACTGGGTGTCAAGGAGGATGAACCAATCGTTCACCCGCTTATCAACAGAAGCATTGAAAGCGCCCAGAAAAAGGTCGAAGGAAGGAACTTCGAAATAAGAAAGCACCTCCTTGAATATGACGATGTCATGAACAAGCAGAGGGAGGTCGTATACACCGAGCGAAGAAAGATACTCTCGGAAGAGAATCTCAGGCCTTCCGTCGAAGCCATGATAGAGGAGACAGCACGAGCTATCGTTGAGGAATATATCTCAAAAAAGGTAAATATAAATGATTCGGATATCGACGGGCTTAAAATCAGGCTCAAGAACACATTCGGTCTTGAGCTGGCCTTTGACCCCTCAAGAAGCACGAACAGGGAAGACCTGCTTGATAATGTAGTGCGCGAACTCAATGCACTTTATGATGAACGGGAAAAGATATTTACGCCGGAGATAATGCGAATGGTCGAACGCCAGGTTATGCTCATCACACTTGATACGCTCTGGAAAGATCATTTGCTTACAATGGATCATCTGAAAGAGGGTATCGGACTCAGGGGTTATGCACAGAAAAATCCTCTTAGAGAGTATCAGAGGGAAGGTTTTGATGCTTTTACGGATATGCTTTTCAGAGTAAAGGAATTGACCCTGGAAAGACTGTTCAGAATGCAGCTCCAGCGTGAGAGTGATGTCGAACGCATCACACAGAAGGAGCGCAAACAGAGAATGATGATGTCGCGCGGACCGGAAGTCAAACCTGAAACTGTCAGAAGGCAGGGGAAGAAGGTCGGAAGAAACGAACCGTGTCCGTGCGGATCAGGGAAAAAGTATAAGCAGTGCTGCGGGAGGAATGAGTGA
- the argJ gene encoding bifunctional glutamate N-acetyltransferase/amino-acid acetyltransferase ArgJ has product MIDVPVGFRFAAVNAGVKSRETKKLDMGIILCDSPAVSAGVFTTNKVKAAPVQICIENIRRGSARAILANSGNANACTGSEGIEDARNLMNAVAASLGISPEEILPISTGVIGLRLPVDRMLEKVALLAESLGNDPEPFETAIMTTDTFAKIVSRKAGEATILGFAKGAGMIAPNMATMLSVVLTDAKINIAQLKNIVNESADNTFNVITVDGDMSTNDTLIAMSSGRVEAALDDIKDAIRETIGELAMMVVRDGEGATKLVKVIVNGAVSRDDARTAAMAVANSLLVKTAMFGADPNWGRIACALGYSGADVNPDKISIKINGLDVAEQGMQASSFDEEKVHRSLKQKEIVIEINLNIGKGTFTAWTTDISYDYVKINAEYRS; this is encoded by the coding sequence GTGATAGACGTACCGGTCGGATTCAGGTTTGCTGCAGTCAATGCAGGGGTCAAGAGCAGGGAGACTAAAAAGCTTGATATGGGAATTATCCTGTGCGATTCGCCTGCTGTATCGGCAGGGGTTTTTACGACAAACAAGGTCAAGGCTGCACCTGTTCAGATTTGCATTGAGAATATCAGAAGGGGCTCTGCCAGGGCCATACTCGCAAACTCAGGAAATGCCAATGCCTGTACCGGATCAGAAGGGATTGAAGATGCAAGAAACCTTATGAATGCCGTTGCCGCCAGCCTTGGTATCAGTCCTGAAGAAATCCTGCCGATATCGACCGGAGTGATTGGGTTAAGGCTCCCTGTTGACAGGATGTTGGAGAAGGTCGCATTGCTTGCCGAATCTCTGGGAAATGATCCGGAACCTTTTGAAACAGCTATTATGACGACAGACACATTTGCCAAAATCGTATCAAGGAAAGCAGGGGAAGCGACAATCCTGGGGTTTGCAAAAGGCGCTGGTATGATTGCGCCCAACATGGCTACGATGCTTTCTGTCGTGCTCACGGATGCAAAGATAAATATTGCTCAACTCAAGAATATTGTTAATGAATCTGCGGATAACACATTTAATGTGATCACGGTTGATGGGGACATGTCCACGAATGACACGCTTATCGCCATGTCATCAGGAAGGGTGGAAGCGGCACTGGATGATATAAAAGATGCCATAAGGGAGACTATCGGCGAGCTTGCCATGATGGTTGTAAGGGACGGAGAAGGCGCAACCAAGCTTGTCAAGGTGATCGTCAACGGGGCGGTATCGAGGGATGACGCCAGAACCGCTGCCATGGCGGTTGCAAATTCGCTTCTTGTAAAAACGGCCATGTTCGGAGCCGACCCGAACTGGGGAAGAATAGCATGCGCTCTCGGTTACAGCGGAGCTGATGTAAATCCTGACAAAATATCCATAAAGATCAACGGGCTTGATGTTGCCGAACAGGGAATGCAGGCAAGTTCTTTTGATGAAGAAAAAGTTCACCGCTCGCTTAAACAAAAAGAAATCGTAATCGAGATTAACCTGAATATCGGAAAAGGCACATTCACTGCCTGGACTACCGACATTTCATATGACTATGTAAAGATTAACGCGGAGTACAGATCATAA